A window from Malassezia japonica chromosome 1, complete sequence encodes these proteins:
- a CDS encoding uncharacterized protein (TransMembrane:2 (n10-18c26/27o108-127i385-405o); COG:O; BUSCO:EOG09261HB6; EggNog:ENOG503NVU4), whose product MTESLRGRTALVVGAVALGSSVATLASVLGYQHVARVQRRKRLAAEVKREAHMEPSPMPDRPVESLASSVHEENDAPPSAYDEELIREQLSRNYSFLGEEGMDAVRNAFVIVVGAGGVGSWAALMLLRSGVGRLRLIDFDQVSLSSLNRHACATLADVGRPKVTCCEQFFHRIAPWADVEACVDLFRKENAERLLEGRPTYVIDAIDNLDTKVELLKYCAKHHLKVFSSMGAGAKADPSRIQISDISTTVEDPLARVVRRELRAAGVPTIPGGIAEPAKDPGGKADPQPKRDGRSAARNMRRTSTTSDTGSEAYDTPYGSPSEKPEEKKDAKPSFTDADFTQEWTIPCVYSTEKSDVRLLPLAEEEMDKGDVGELAAFDDFRVRILPVLGPLPAMFGLAAATYILCDLAHHKMEPLAVKGRRKLYEKLFADLNVTESRYPSPPIDNGRPVPANRKVLTDEDIPPNYRSTATAKGPPPVVRIPFSVNDCAYLFEELFRGRTVVPPYESLATGQLVRWDPRKPLDYDNVVLFSRKQAREHEQVLKDKSDPAEFWGPKVAEMVRRRQAEEKRMSHWR is encoded by the coding sequence ATGACCGAATCGCTGCGGGGCCGAACGGCGCTGGTGGTGGGCGCAGTGGCGCTCGGATCGTCGGTCGCGACGCTTGCAAGCGTGCTTGGGTACCAGCATGTGGcacgcgtgcagcgcaggaagcggctcgcggccgaagtcaagcgcgaggcgcacatggagccgtcgccgatgccggATCGGCCAGTGGAAAGCctcgcgtcgagcgtgcacGAGGAgaacgacgcgccgccaagCGCGTACGATGAGGAGCTGatccgcgagcagctcagCCGCAACTACAGCTTCCTGGGCGAAGAGGGGATGGATGCGGTGCGTAACGCATTCGTCATCGTCGtaggcgccggcggcgtcggcagctGGGCAGCGCTCATGCTGCTGCGTTCGGGCGTCGGGCGTCTGCGCCTCATCGACTTTGACCAAGtctcgctctcgtcgctgaACCGCCACGCGtgtgcgacgctcgccgacgtaGGCCGGCCAAAAGTGACCTGCTGCGAGCAGTTCTTCcaccgcatcgcgccgtgggccgacgtcgaggcgtgcgtcgaTCTGTTCCGCAAGGAGAACgcggagcgcctgctcgaggggCGGCCGACCTACGTCATCGATGCGATCGACAACCTCGATACCAAGGTGGAACTGCTCAAGTACTGCGCCAAGCACCACCTCAAGGTGTTCTCGTCGatgggcgcaggcgccaaGGCGGATCCGAGTCGCATCCAGATCAGCGACATCTCGACCACCGTAGAGGATCCGCTCGCACGCGTCGTCCGCCGCGAACTGCGCGCGGCTGGCGTCCCGACGATCCCGGGCGGCATTGCTGAGCCTGCCAAAGACCCGGGCGGCAAGGCGGACCCACagccgaagcgcgacggccgttCGGCGGCACGGAACATGCGCCGCACATCGACAACGTCCGATACGGGCTCCGAGGCATACGACACGCCGTACGGGTCGCCGTCCGAGAAGCCCGAGGAGAAAAAGGACGCCAAGCCCTCGTTTACCGACGCCGACTTTACACAAGAGTGGACCATTCCGTGCGTCTATTCGACGGAAAAGTCGGACGTGCGCCTTCttccgctcgccgaggaagaGATGGACAagggcgacgtcggcgagctcgctGCGTTTGACGACTTCCGCGTCCGCATCCTGCCGGTGCTGGGGCCGCTGCCGGCCATGTTTGGTCTCGCTGCTGCGACGTATATCCTGTGCGACCTGGCGCACCACAAAATGGAGCCGCTCGCTGTCAAGGGGCGCCGCAAGCTGTATGAGAAGCTGTTTGCAGACCTCAACGTGACCGAGTCGCGCTACCCTTCGCCACCGATCGACAATGGACGTCCAGTGCCCGCAAATCGCAAGGTGCTCACGGACGAGGACATCCCGCCGAACTACCGCTCGACGGCTACGGCCAAGGGACCGCCGCCAGTCGTCCGTATTCCGTTCAGCGTGAACGACTGTGCGTACCTCTTTGAGGAGCTCTTCCGGGGACGCACCGTCGTGCCGCCGTACGAATCACTGGCCACGGGGCAGCTCGTGCGTTGGGATCCTCGCAAGCCGCTCGACTATGACAATGTCGTGCTCTTCTCGAGGAAGCAGGCAcgcgagcacgagcaggTACTCAAAGACAAGAGCGACCCTGCCGAGTTTTGGGGTCCCAAAGTGGCCGAGATggtgcgtcggcgccaGGCGGAAGAAAAGCGCATGTCGCATTGGAGATAG
- a CDS encoding DNA-directed RNA polymerase (EggNog:ENOG503NVF6; COG:K; BUSCO:EOG092605OK): MDITRAITSHVKSASFSFLTAEEVRSISVRQIVNPVLLDNANAPTEGGLYDPALGPMRLDDICRTCHMNHFECPGHFGHMELPSPVFHPLFMNHAYSLLRGTCVFCHHFKISKVAMAKYTAQFQLLEYGLVDEAQLIAAEQLRRPLADLEEEDEEEDSKRSRAKIETVEEFVQRINDATRKYIKKAVQAGASKGATHGSAEYAARRDLRNVFLKDILRRRCERCLAMNPTLRKDGFVKITERVLSARDAAIHEARGIRRDNVLLDRGVPMSGETDGTTVVDSADAETPSTMSMKEARKLSKDAADTTRVVPASECRANLRRLFANEAEICALIFGRHPMFANGGSAPSADVFFIEVICVTPTRFRPASVMGDQTFENAQNELLTKILNTAFTVRDRNAQAQAFQKKSNYPLLDGVSEEQAKTLQQQWEQDRRMAMDQLLGAMMELQVSVNCYIDSSKNPAPMRQGQAPPPGVKQGLEKKEGLFRKHMMGKRVNFAARSVISPDVNIETNEIGVPPVFAKRLTYPEPVTVHNYELMRQLVINGPDTYPGAHAVRAEDGTETLLKHLSVEERTALANQLLTPQGQTSRQALGTFGGVGGNLRTPVANKQVLRHLRTGDILVMNRQPTLHKPSMMAHKARVLQGERTIRMHYANCNSYNADFDGDEMNMHFPQSQMARAECYNIANTDNQYLVPTSGNPLRGLIQDHVVAGVWMTCKNTLYTREEYNQFLFGALRPENYGAGGRILTVPPAIVKPVRRWTGKQVISTILLNVKPANAVGLYLQSKAKVAGRFWGPGHKEEETVVIDDGEMLTGVLDKSQVGASAYGLVHAVHEIYGPESAGRLLSILSRLFTMWLQHNAFSCRMDDLLLSTEGDATRQSLLSEGATHGLDAAMHNVGLDGKNATDPDVNYNLRRRLEEVLRDDTKLASLDAEMMSASNKLTSSVINACIPGGLLRKFPENNMQMMTVSGAKGSAVNVSSISCLLGPQALEGRRVPVMVSGKTLPSFKPFETAARAGGFVAGRFLTGIAPQEYYFHCMAGREGLIDTAVKTSRSGYLQRCLIKHLEGVSVQYDQTVRNSDGFVLQFHYGEDALDVTKSKYLERFDFTAQNFESYRRRYNPVQLEESMEVEMAPEYMKKALKKPHKYPPVLSVYTPTRHFGSMSETFARKVEDYVAANPSGLLAAKKKKHEKDAASSMPLAQPKLGVEQFRAMTKVLYHRGLVEPGENVGLLAAQGIGEPSTQMTLNTFHFAGHGAANVTLGIPRLREIVMTASKDIKTPIMRLPVCDGITESQMRTFCKDGSRLVLSQIVEEATVTERVLPKTAKNGYQRQKMYTVRLNLYPADEVLEEYNASTEHLLEGLKATFVPLVDREIQRELKRMRRDHVRQAQSIGQGESFAESAPRDEDEAPQPAQNADLDDEDDAVSDTEEDNADAAKRRANAGSKVSYDDDDNDQDADETLNAAFDEDGPLVDDEAMEEDAEDADKRINELGEEMTNDSKFVLDFRFDAKDGQWAEFDLQMSSSTEKMLLISVIERVCRASVVHEIPRISRIMIPPPTPGDKSVALTAEGINLRGMWEFGFGVVDMDKIYSNDIGALLHNYGVEAARAAIVSELKGIFDTYGIGVSMRHLYLIADYQTAFGDFRPFSRGGLADSPSPLLKASFEMTMAFLSGAALYQEGDDFRSPSSNIVVGRPVPTGTGATTIHMPLAASA, encoded by the exons ATGGACATTACGCGTGCGATCACGTCGCATGTCAAGTCGGCGTCCTTCTCGTTCCTGACGGCCGAGGAGGTGCGCAGCATCTCTGTGCGGCAGATTGTGAACCCTGTTCTGCTGGACAATGCGAATGCGCCGACGGAAGGCGGCCTGTACGAcccggcgctcggcccgATGCGGCTCGACGATATCTGCCGGACGTGCCACATGAACCATTTCGAGTGCCCGGGGCACTTTGGGCACATGGAGCTGCCCTCGCCCGTGTTCCACCCGCTGTTTATGAACCACGCCTactcgctgctgcgcgggACGTGCGTCTTCTGCCACCACTTTAAGATCTCCAAGGTGGCGATGGCCAAGTACACGGCGCAGttccagctgctcgagtaCGGCCTCGTGGACGAGGCCCAGCTGattgccgccgagcagctgcgccgcccgctggccgacctcgaggaggaggacgaggaggaggacagcaagcgctcgcgcgccaagATTGAAACTGTCGAGGAGTTTGTGCAGCGCATCAACGACGCCACGCGCAAGTACATCAAAAAGGCCGTGCAGGCCGGCGCTTCCAAGGGCGCCACGCACGGCTCGGCAGAGTACGCGGCCCGCCGCGACCTGCGTAACGTGTTCCTCAAAGATatcctgcgccgccgctgcgaGCGCTGCCTAGC CATGAATCCTACCCTGCGCAAGGACGGCTTTGTAAAGATCACCGAGCGTGTgctctcggcgcgcgacgcggcgatccacgaggcgcgtggCATCCGCCGTGACAatgtgctgctcgaccgcggcgtgcctATGTCGGGCGAGACGGACGGAACGACGGTCGTCGACAGTGCCGATGCGGAAACGCCGAGCACCATGTCGATGaaggaggcgcgcaagctgAGCAAggacgccgccgacacgacgcgcgtcgtgccTGCGAGCGAGTGCCGTGCgaacctgcgccgcctctttGCGAACGAGGCCGAGATCTGTGCGCTGATCTTTGGTCGCCATCCGATGTTTGCCAacggcggctcggcgccgagcgccgacgtctTTTTCATCGAAGTGATCTGTGtcacgccgacgcgcttccGCCCGGCGAGCGTGATGGGCGACCAGACCTTTGAGAATGCGCAGAACGAGCTGCTGACCAAGATTCTGAACACCGCCTTTACGGTGCGCGACCGCAAcgcacaggcgcaggcgtTCCAGAAGAAGAGCAACTACCccctgctcgacggcgtAAGCGAAGAGCAGGCCAagacgctgcagcagcagtgGGAGCAGGACCGCCGCATGGCGATGGACCAGCTCCTCGGTGCGATGATGGAACTCCAGGTGAGCGTGAACTGCTACATCGACTCGTCCAAGAACCctgcgccgatgcgccagggccaggcgccgccgccgggtGTGAAGCAGGGCCTCGAGAAGAAGGAGGGCCTTTTCCGCAAGCACATGATGGGCAAGCGTGTCAACtttgccgcgcgctcggtcATCTCGCCGGACGTCAACATTGAGACGAACGAgatcggcgtgccgcccgTCTTTGCCAAGCGCCTGACGTACCCCGAGCCGGTGACGGTGCACAACTACGAGCTGATGCGCCAGCTCGTGATCAACGGGCCGGATACCTACcccggtgcgcacgccgtgcggGCCGAAGACGGCACCGAGACCCTGCTCAAGCACCTCTCGGTCGAAGAGCGCACGGCGTTGGCGAACCAGCTGCTCACGCCCCAGGGCCAAACGtcgcgccaggcgctcggcacgttTGGCGGCGTTGGCGGTAacctgcgcacgccggtgGCCAACAAgcaggtgctgcgccacctgcgcaccggcgacaTCCTGGTGATGAACCGCCAGCCGACGCTGCACAAGCCGTCCATGATGGCGCACAAGGCGCGTGTTCTCCagggcgagcgcacgaTCCGCATGCACTACGCGAACTGCAACTCGTACAACGCCGACTTTGACGGTGACGAGATGAACATGCACTTTCCCCAGAGCCAGatggcgcgtgccgagtgCTACAACATTGCCAACACGGACAACCAGTACCTGGTCCCGACTAGCGGTAACCCGCTGCGTGGTCTAATCCAGGACCACGTCGTGGCGGGCGTCTGGATGACGTGCAAAAACACGCTGTACACGCGCGAGGAATACAACCAGTTCCTCtttggcgcgctgcgtccgGAGAACTACGGCGCGGGTGGCCGCATCCTCACCGTTCCGCCGGCGATCGTCAAGCCCGTGCGCCGGTGGACGGGTAAGCAGGTCATTTCCACGATCCTGCTCAACGTCAAGCCGGCCAACGCCGTCGGCCTCTACCTGCAGTccaaggccaaggtcgCAGGCCGCTTCTGGGGGCCTGGCCACAAGGAGGAGGAGACAGTGGTCATTGACGACGGCGAGATGCTGACCGGTGTGCTGGACAAGTCGCAGGTCGGTGCATCCGCCTACGGTCtcgtgcacgccgtgcaCGAAATCTACGGCCCGGAGAGCGCAGGACGCCTGCTGAGTATCCTTTCGCGCCTGTTTACCATGTGGCTGCAGCACAACGCCTTTTCGTGTCGTATGGACGATCTCTTGCTCAGCACAGagggcgacgcgacgcgccagTCGCTGCTGAGCGAaggcgcgacgcacggcttggacgcggcgatgcacaacgtcggcctcgacggcaaGAACGCCACGGACCCCGATGTGAACTACAatttgcgccgccgcctcgaagaggtgctgcgcgacgataCCAAgcttgcgtcgctcgatGCCGAGATGATGTCTGCATCCAACAAGCTGACGTCGTCCGTCATTAACGCGTGTATTCCCGGCGGTCTCTTGCGCAAGTTCCCCGAGAACAACATGCAGATGATGACCGTGTCGGGTGCCAAGGGTAGTGCGGTCAACGTCTCCTCGATCTCGTGCCTGCTCGGtccgcaggcgctcgagggccGCCGTGTGCCGGTCATGGTCTCGGGCAAGACGCTCCCGTCGTTTAAACCGTTCGagaccgcggcgcgcgccggtggcttcgtcgccggccgctTCTTGACGGGTATTGCGCCCCAGGAGTACTACTTCCACTGCATGGCCGGCCGCGAGGGTCTGATTGATACGGCCGTCAagacgtcgcgctcgggctACCTGCAGCGCTGCCTGATCAAGCATCTCGAGGGTGTCTCGGTGCAGTACGACCAGACCGTGCGCAACTCGGATGGTTTCGTGCTGCAGTTCCACTACGGTgaggacgcgctcgacgtgacCAAGAGCAAGTACCTGGAGCGCTTCGACTTTACCGCGCAGAACTTCGAGAGCTACCGCCGCCGCTACAACCcggtgcagctcgaggagtCGATGGAGGTGGAAATGGCGCCCGAGTACATGAAAAAGGCACTCAAGAAGCCGCACAAGTATCCCCCGGTCCTGTCGGTCTacacgccgacgcgccacTTTGGCTCCATGTCGGAGACCTTTGCGCGCAAGGTCGAGGACTACGTCGCGGCGAACCCCAgcggcctgctcgcggccaagaagaagaagcACGAGAaggacgcggcgtcgagcatgCCCCTGGCGCAGCCCAAGCTGGGTGTCGAGCAGTTCCGTGCGATGACCAAGGTGCTCTACCaccgcggcctcgtcgagcccgGCGAGAATGTCGGTCTGCTTGCCGCGCAGGGTATCGGTGAGCCGTCGACGCAGATGACACTCAACACCTTCCACTTTGCTGGTCACGGTGCGGCGAACGTCACGCTCGGTATTCCCCGTCTGCGTGAGATTGTCATGACGGCCTCAAAGGACATCAAGACACCGATCATGCGCCTGCCGGTGTGTGACGGCATTACCGAGAGCCAGATGCGCACCTTCTGCAAGGACGGCTCGCGTCTCGTTCTTAGTCAGATCGTCGAGGAGGCCACCGTCACGGAGCGTGTCCTGCCCAAGACGGCCAAGAACGGCTACCAGCGCCAGAAGATGTACACGGTGCGCCTCAACCTGTACCCtgccgacgaggtgctcgaggaaTACAATGCCTCGACCGAGCACCTCCTCGAGGGTCTCAAGGCGACCTTTGTtccgctcgtcgaccgcgaaATCCAGCGCGAACTcaagcgcatgcgccgcgaccatgtgcgccaggcgcagTCGATCGGCCAGGGCGAGAGCTTCGCCGAGTCGGCGCcacgcgacgaggacgaggcgccacAACCGGCACAGAATGCAGACCTCGACGATGAGGACGACGCCGTGTCGGACACGGAGGAGGACAATGCGGACGCGGCAAAGCGCCGTGCGAACGCGGGCTCCAAGGTGTCGTACGACGATGACGACAACGACCAGGATGCGGACGAGACACTAAACGCTGCCTTTGACGAGGACGGGCcgctggtcgacgacgaggcgatggagGAGGATGCCGAAGACGCCGACAAGCGCATTAACGAGCTCGGTGAGGAGATGACGAACGACAGCAAGTTTGTCCTCGACTTCCGCTTCGATGCCAAGGACGGGCAGTGGGCCGAGTTCGATTTGCAGATGAGCAGCAGCACTGAAAAGATGCTCCTCATCAGCGTGATCGAGCGCGTGTGCCGTGCAAGTGTCGTCCACGAGATCCCGCGCATCAGCCGCATCATGATTCccccgccgacgccgggcgaCAAGAGCGTCGCACTCACTGCCGAGGGTATCAACCTGCGCGGCATGTGGGAGTTTGGCTTCGGTGTCGTCGACATGGACAAGATTTACTCGAACGACATCGGCGCTCTTCTGCACAACTACGGTGTGGAggcagcgcgtgcggcgatcGTGAGCGAGCTCAAGGGTATCTTTGACACCTACGGTATCGGTGTCTCGATGCGCCACCTGTACCTTATTGCCGACTACCAGACGGCATTTGGCGACTTTAGACCGTTCAGCCGCGGCGGTCTTGCCGACTCGCCTTcgccgctgctcaaggCCAGCTTCGAGATGACGATGGCCTTCCtcagcggcgcagcatTGTACCAGGAGGGCGACGACTTccgctcgccctcgtccaACAttgtcgtcggccgccCGGTGCCGACGGGCACAGGGGCAACGACAATCCATATGCCTTTGGCGGCAAGTGCATAG